A genomic region of Exiguobacterium sp. Helios contains the following coding sequences:
- a CDS encoding DUF6612 family protein, whose protein sequence is MKKTRWMTVGLLTATIGLAGCNNETIEDGQGENGSKQLSNTELLKKASSAQENIKSFHMDSDMMSEVGGMPISQKISADIIQKPMTMYQKMTMKNAEDGTDVETELYLVDDKMYMSQSGQWLVQDTSELGDMLENMESSASTEQSLKLLKKYKDNWTMKKEGDVYQIDVDLKGDQLKAFMKDSLEQSGQLAQMKEVMDQVDYKKMEYSMTYDAKTYYPKTLDMEMAFEIEEGTEFTMKNESVFSKFNEIKSIELPAEAKDAQELPSSKQ, encoded by the coding sequence ATGAAGAAGACAAGGTGGATGACGGTCGGTCTCCTCACGGCAACGATTGGACTGGCAGGGTGTAATAACGAGACCATAGAAGATGGTCAAGGGGAGAACGGTTCCAAACAGCTTTCGAATACGGAGTTGCTGAAAAAAGCGTCAAGTGCACAAGAAAACATCAAGTCGTTTCATATGGACAGTGACATGATGTCGGAAGTTGGCGGTATGCCGATCAGTCAAAAGATTTCGGCAGACATCATCCAAAAGCCGATGACGATGTATCAAAAGATGACAATGAAAAATGCAGAAGACGGGACCGATGTCGAAACGGAACTGTATCTCGTGGATGATAAAATGTATATGTCGCAATCCGGACAATGGTTGGTACAAGATACATCGGAACTAGGGGATATGTTAGAAAACATGGAGTCGTCGGCATCGACAGAACAAAGTCTGAAGTTACTCAAAAAATATAAAGACAATTGGACGATGAAAAAAGAGGGCGATGTCTATCAAATCGATGTTGATTTGAAAGGCGATCAACTGAAAGCCTTCATGAAGGATTCTCTTGAACAATCCGGACAGCTTGCCCAAATGAAAGAGGTCATGGATCAAGTGGATTATAAAAAGATGGAGTACTCGATGACGTATGATGCAAAAACCTACTATCCAAAGACGCTTGATATGGAAATGGCGTTTGAGATTGAAGAAGGAACGGAATTTACGATGAAAAACGAATCTGTATTCTCGAAATTCAATGAGATTAAATCGATTGAGTTGCCGGCGGAAGCAAAAGACGCACAGGAGTTGCCGAGCAGCAAGCAATAA
- a CDS encoding ATP-binding cassette domain-containing protein: protein MLTVSHLTKQIDYKMIYENASFTLPAGTITALIGRNGAGKTTLLKTLVGALEPSRGKVEWNQQSIHHVPSARQHLFLVPDSIGVYRQMTLGELIGFYNAFYPNFERTFIENYCRSLNLDRGRRVTSLSKGQAQLFLLQLAFATNAPVLLLDEPTDGLDRINKRNYLKQLVTLLAERQTAVLIASHQLEELDSLADRIMTIEQHLVKEPQTLEDAKSSMQKWQLAYETVPDFHHNDVHVLSQTGRVVTLIVRSEAGAAYVDKTNPLLRDVLPVQLEDYFLGTFGGDQHV from the coding sequence ATGTTGACCGTGTCTCACCTGACCAAACAGATTGATTACAAAATGATTTACGAAAACGCCTCGTTCACGTTGCCAGCCGGAACGATTACAGCACTGATCGGACGAAACGGTGCCGGCAAGACGACGTTACTGAAAACACTCGTCGGAGCACTTGAGCCGTCCCGCGGAAAAGTCGAATGGAACCAACAGTCCATCCATCACGTTCCGTCAGCCCGGCAACATCTGTTTTTAGTTCCGGATTCAATCGGCGTCTACCGTCAGATGACACTCGGGGAATTGATAGGCTTTTACAATGCGTTTTATCCGAATTTCGAACGGACTTTTATTGAAAACTATTGCCGGTCGTTGAATCTCGATCGTGGACGCCGTGTCACCTCACTCTCAAAAGGTCAGGCCCAGCTGTTTTTACTGCAGCTTGCTTTCGCAACCAACGCACCGGTCCTGTTGCTCGATGAACCGACGGACGGACTCGACCGGATCAATAAACGAAATTACTTAAAACAGCTTGTGACCTTGCTTGCTGAACGTCAAACGGCCGTCCTGATCGCGTCCCATCAGTTAGAGGAACTCGATTCACTGGCCGACCGGATCATGACGATCGAACAACACCTCGTCAAAGAACCACAAACACTCGAAGATGCGAAATCGAGTATGCAGAAATGGCAACTCGCCTATGAGACGGTCCCGGATTTCCACCATAACGATGTTCACGTCCTGTCACAAACCGGCCGGGTCGTGACGCTGATCGTCCGCTCGGAAGCCGGTGCCGCTTACGTCGACAAGACAAATCCGTTACTGAGAGATGTGTTACCTGTCCAACTCGAAGATTACTTTTTAGGAACGTTCGGAGGCGATCAACATGTATAA
- a CDS encoding GGDEF domain-containing phosphodiesterase, protein MKGLNTLLKRGQDVSTIDEHFMENHPDAIYTLDILGRVTRLNDKTSLLLGYTRDALMNHFKHFVHPDDQDSTVFHFQQVMQGKSETYTVRIRHSKGHYLEMMIVNIPIFSNGLIVGAYGIARDLTTNRLMKQQMDSIQFDQQLVETLPGIALAAFNEHGNLLRSSDSFAELFGVRPEQLKHLSKQEFFQRIHPADQQEFREYLDLLKTNRCLPSLDIETRVLHPQHGYQDIFCRCAFRQDDRQQQAELTCVLYNLSEHKSLDKQLHDEKEKFLTFQQVSTSAIYRYDIDQKKIDFHTRGFENIFEGLLHRHQQVDGLWIEHLILPEDRSKVEASYHRILANHESEVSYRIRHDDRIHWILENRTPIRGADGVVSAFQSVIQDITQLKQQEEKIFQLAMHDRVTGLPNRTLVLEQMNQWIATYPTFSVLTVSYNALQDINHDFGYPIGDKWLSKTATQLLHHLPTASYFGHLYGDEYIVLFPNVVEECSINKICEQLIELSKQKIVVDSYEWYPSIGIGVSRFPEDADSAEDLVKTASIALGRARVNEYSVYSSTFNIETYRRHQLQKSIRTAIRRNELFLEYQPKVNAWSGTIVGAEALIRWQHPDWGRIPPNDFIPLSEESEMHILIADWVLEETCRNINQWILADLPIVPISINVSPKRLIHGNFAETCQETLQRFGVSPSMLEIEILETDVLFDNSKIQQSLQMLSQMGIKIALDDFGKGYSSISYLQQYPIDTIKIDRQFATTLIQDKKTQSVVRSVLFMAKEFGMDVVAEGVETMGQLHFLRGLECTTIQGYLFSKPLPKVHFERAMRERQIAATEAMTAPISTRTVDASITIQRLNGQDIHVGRTNIVVSKGTMHSVSFYSPLHLPVHEGIELVLILKQQPIPVRPLQAIELDNGKIEYECQYLDVKQSHLVFEALQSS, encoded by the coding sequence ATGAAAGGACTAAATACTTTACTAAAACGCGGTCAGGACGTATCCACCATTGATGAACACTTCATGGAAAACCATCCAGATGCGATTTATACGCTCGACATATTAGGACGTGTCACGCGTCTAAACGATAAAACCTCCCTATTACTGGGCTACACGAGAGACGCTTTAATGAACCACTTCAAACATTTTGTTCATCCGGACGATCAAGACAGCACAGTGTTCCATTTTCAACAGGTCATGCAGGGAAAAAGCGAGACGTATACGGTACGCATCCGGCATTCGAAAGGTCATTATCTCGAAATGATGATCGTCAATATTCCGATCTTCTCCAATGGTCTGATTGTCGGGGCTTATGGAATTGCTCGCGATTTAACGACAAACCGACTGATGAAACAACAGATGGACTCGATTCAGTTTGATCAGCAATTGGTCGAAACACTTCCGGGAATCGCCCTGGCCGCATTCAATGAGCACGGTAACTTGTTGCGCTCCTCCGACTCGTTCGCGGAATTATTCGGAGTCCGGCCCGAACAGCTCAAACATTTGTCTAAACAAGAGTTTTTCCAACGGATTCATCCTGCTGACCAACAGGAGTTTCGTGAGTATCTCGATCTGTTGAAAACAAACCGCTGTTTGCCTTCACTCGACATCGAAACACGTGTCCTTCATCCACAGCATGGTTATCAGGATATCTTCTGCCGATGTGCGTTCCGGCAAGATGACCGGCAACAACAGGCAGAGCTCACTTGTGTTCTCTATAATCTTTCGGAACACAAATCATTGGATAAACAACTTCATGATGAAAAAGAAAAGTTTTTAACGTTCCAACAAGTGTCGACGAGTGCGATTTACCGGTACGATATTGATCAAAAAAAGATTGATTTTCACACACGGGGATTTGAAAATATCTTTGAAGGATTGCTGCACCGGCACCAACAGGTCGACGGGCTTTGGATCGAGCATTTGATTCTTCCTGAAGATCGATCAAAAGTCGAAGCGAGTTATCACCGGATTCTCGCCAATCATGAGTCCGAAGTCTCCTATCGTATCCGTCACGACGATAGGATTCATTGGATTTTAGAAAACCGGACACCGATCCGTGGCGCAGACGGTGTCGTCTCCGCTTTCCAAAGTGTCATTCAGGACATCACACAGTTAAAACAACAGGAAGAGAAAATCTTTCAACTGGCGATGCATGACCGGGTGACGGGACTGCCGAACCGGACACTCGTTCTTGAACAAATGAACCAATGGATTGCTACTTATCCCACGTTCAGCGTCTTGACCGTCAGCTACAATGCCTTACAGGACATCAATCATGATTTCGGTTATCCGATTGGTGATAAGTGGTTGTCAAAAACAGCAACACAATTGTTACACCACCTGCCGACTGCTTCTTACTTTGGTCACCTCTACGGAGATGAATACATCGTCCTGTTCCCGAACGTCGTCGAAGAATGTTCAATCAACAAGATCTGTGAACAATTGATTGAACTGTCCAAACAAAAAATCGTCGTCGATTCCTACGAATGGTACCCGTCAATCGGTATCGGCGTGAGCCGTTTTCCAGAAGATGCGGATTCGGCGGAAGACCTTGTCAAAACAGCGAGCATCGCCCTCGGTCGGGCCCGTGTGAATGAATACAGTGTCTATTCCTCGACGTTCAATATCGAGACTTACCGGCGCCATCAACTTCAAAAAAGTATCCGAACGGCTATCCGCCGGAACGAACTGTTCCTTGAGTATCAGCCAAAAGTTAACGCGTGGTCCGGAACGATTGTCGGAGCTGAAGCGTTAATCCGCTGGCAACATCCGGACTGGGGCCGGATTCCGCCAAACGATTTCATTCCGTTATCCGAGGAAAGCGAGATGCATATCCTGATTGCCGACTGGGTGCTCGAAGAAACATGCCGGAATATCAATCAATGGATTCTTGCCGATTTACCGATCGTTCCGATTTCAATCAACGTTTCTCCAAAACGCTTGATCCACGGGAACTTTGCCGAGACCTGCCAGGAAACACTCCAGCGCTTCGGTGTTTCCCCAAGCATGCTTGAAATCGAAATTCTCGAGACCGATGTCTTGTTTGATAACAGTAAAATTCAGCAGTCACTTCAGATGCTCAGTCAAATGGGCATCAAGATTGCCTTGGATGATTTCGGAAAAGGCTATTCATCAATCTCTTATCTGCAACAGTATCCGATTGATACGATTAAGATTGACCGGCAGTTCGCGACGACGCTGATCCAGGACAAAAAAACACAATCCGTCGTCCGGAGCGTCCTCTTCATGGCAAAGGAATTCGGCATGGATGTCGTTGCAGAAGGTGTCGAGACGATGGGACAACTCCACTTCTTACGAGGACTCGAATGTACGACCATCCAAGGATACTTGTTCAGTAAACCGTTACCTAAAGTCCATTTCGAACGCGCCATGCGCGAACGGCAGATTGCAGCGACGGAAGCGATGACTGCCCCAATCAGCACCCGGACGGTCGATGCTTCCATTACGATTCAACGGCTGAACGGACAGGATATCCACGTCGGTCGAACAAATATCGTGGTCTCCAAAGGGACCATGCATAGTGTCTCCTTCTATTCCCCGCTACATCTGCCTGTTCATGAAGGGATTGAACTTGTTTTGATTTTGAAACAACAGCCGATTCCGGTCCGACCGCTTCAGGCGATCGAACTGGATAACGGTAAGATCGAATATGAATGCCAGTACTTGGATGTGAAGCAGTCCCATCTCGTCTTCGAAGCGCTGCAATCTTCCTGA
- the treR gene encoding trehalose operon repressor — translation MMPKYLQIYQQLVDQIQGGTLPAETKLPSETELMQEFGASRGTVRKAIDALQDKGFVRKHQGKGVFVLSQDAIAFQFNGIVSFSEANRQIGEHDVKTDVISCELLEATEELAQLFHVTPGTSLTQVKRVRSIDGERVIFDINLFVTSLVPGLTKEIAGASIYAYIEQTLGRQISYAKRKIEAQPATAEDQQYLDLEGTSHVIVITNDTYYYEGQHFERTQSRHRLDKFQFTDIARR, via the coding sequence ATGATGCCAAAATATCTTCAGATTTATCAGCAATTGGTCGACCAGATTCAGGGCGGGACGTTACCGGCTGAAACCAAACTTCCTTCGGAAACGGAATTGATGCAGGAATTCGGTGCCAGTCGCGGCACGGTCCGCAAGGCAATCGATGCCTTGCAGGACAAGGGGTTCGTCCGCAAACACCAGGGAAAAGGAGTCTTCGTACTCAGTCAGGATGCGATTGCCTTTCAGTTCAACGGCATCGTCAGCTTTTCTGAAGCAAACCGGCAAATCGGCGAACATGACGTCAAGACCGATGTCATTTCCTGTGAGCTGCTCGAAGCGACCGAGGAACTGGCCCAGTTGTTCCATGTCACGCCCGGTACGTCGCTCACGCAGGTCAAACGGGTCCGGTCGATTGACGGGGAACGGGTCATCTTTGATATCAACCTGTTCGTGACGTCCCTTGTCCCCGGTTTGACGAAAGAAATTGCCGGTGCGTCGATTTATGCGTATATCGAACAGACACTCGGACGGCAGATCAGTTATGCCAAACGAAAAATCGAGGCCCAACCCGCGACGGCGGAAGATCAGCAGTATCTGGATCTCGAGGGCACCTCCCATGTCATCGTCATTACGAATGATACGTATTATTACGAGGGTCAGCATTTTGAACGGACACAGTCGCGTCACCGGCTCGATAAGTTTCAATTCACGGATATTGCCCGCCGCTAA
- the treC gene encoding alpha,alpha-phosphotrehalase yields the protein MTLTTTDWRKSAVYQIYPKSFYSPEGKATGTLRGVTAKLDYLTELGVDYLWLTPVYASPQRDNGYDVSDYYAIDPSYGTMADFDQLIVEANKRQLSVMMDIVVNHCSTDHMWFQQGRNPDSPYHDYFIWRDEPTDWVSKFGGPAWSFDDVAGKYYLHLFDETQADLNWENPALREAVYQMMGFWRDKGVRGFRLDVINLISKDDSFADDPTGDGRKYYTDGPRVHDYLQEMNQRVFAGHDLMTVGEMSSTTLDHCLRYSNTNEQELKMTFNFHHLKVDYPNGEKWTAAPFDFLELKRILSDWQVGMQGNAWNAIFWCNHDQPRVVSRFGDDTVYRIESAKMLATTLHGLQGTPYIYQGEEIGTPNPDFTDLADYRDVETLNAYTEKTTLGETEADILAAIRQKSRDNARTPMQWDASPHAGFSTATPWIPVPENHTSINVEAALADPDSVFYHYKKLIHLRKQYDVLTNGIYRLLTPDDLALWAYERITDEERLLVLSNFYGTTTSFTLPDEWLDHQILIQNYPDVLETSGQVTLRPYESLMLYQTA from the coding sequence ATGACTCTTACGACAACCGACTGGCGTAAATCCGCCGTCTACCAAATCTATCCGAAAAGTTTTTACAGTCCGGAAGGCAAAGCGACCGGTACCCTGCGTGGTGTGACGGCGAAACTCGATTATCTGACGGAGCTCGGCGTCGATTACCTGTGGCTGACGCCGGTCTATGCGTCCCCGCAACGCGACAACGGCTATGATGTCAGTGACTATTACGCGATTGACCCGTCTTACGGTACGATGGCAGACTTCGATCAATTGATTGTGGAAGCAAACAAACGCCAGTTATCCGTCATGATGGATATCGTCGTCAATCATTGTTCGACCGATCATATGTGGTTCCAGCAAGGACGAAATCCCGACAGCCCCTACCACGATTACTTCATTTGGCGGGACGAACCAACGGATTGGGTGTCAAAATTCGGTGGACCGGCCTGGTCGTTCGACGACGTCGCCGGTAAGTATTACCTGCATCTGTTCGACGAGACGCAAGCCGATCTCAACTGGGAAAACCCGGCGCTCCGGGAAGCCGTCTATCAGATGATGGGCTTTTGGCGCGATAAAGGCGTCCGCGGCTTCCGGCTCGACGTCATCAATCTGATTTCAAAAGATGACAGTTTTGCAGATGACCCGACCGGTGACGGCCGGAAATACTATACGGACGGTCCGCGCGTGCATGACTACCTGCAGGAGATGAACCAGCGTGTCTTTGCCGGTCATGACTTGATGACCGTCGGTGAGATGTCGTCAACGACACTCGATCATTGCCTTCGTTACTCGAATACAAACGAGCAGGAACTGAAAATGACCTTCAACTTCCACCACTTAAAAGTTGATTATCCGAACGGAGAGAAATGGACGGCAGCTCCGTTTGATTTCCTCGAGCTGAAACGGATTCTCTCCGACTGGCAGGTCGGGATGCAGGGAAATGCCTGGAATGCGATTTTCTGGTGTAACCATGATCAGCCCCGCGTCGTCAGCCGGTTTGGTGACGACACGGTTTACCGGATCGAAAGTGCGAAGATGCTTGCAACGACGTTACACGGCTTACAAGGAACACCGTACATCTATCAGGGCGAAGAAATTGGCACACCAAACCCGGACTTTACCGACTTGGCGGATTACCGGGATGTCGAGACGCTGAACGCCTATACTGAAAAAACAACGCTCGGTGAAACGGAAGCTGATATTTTGGCCGCAATCCGTCAAAAATCCCGGGACAATGCCCGGACACCGATGCAATGGGATGCGTCACCGCACGCCGGTTTCTCGACCGCGACACCATGGATTCCGGTTCCTGAAAATCATACTTCGATCAATGTTGAAGCTGCTCTCGCCGATCCGGACTCGGTCTTCTATCATTACAAGAAGCTGATTCACCTGCGCAAACAGTATGATGTTTTGACGAACGGCATTTACCGGCTTCTGACACCTGATGATCTTGCGCTCTGGGCGTACGAACGAATCACTGATGAGGAACGGCTGCTCGTCTTGTCAAACTTTTACGGTACGACAACTTCGTTCACGTTACCGGACGAGTGGCTTGATCATCAGATCCTGATTCAGAACTATCCGGATGTCTTAGAGACGTCAGGGCAAGTCACATTACGCCCGTACGAATCCCTCATGCTGTATCAAACGGCTTAA
- the treP gene encoding PTS system trehalose-specific EIIBC component: MKPNYQQIAEQIIERIGGKDNVEQAAHCVTRLRLTLKDQSLVEQEALLEVPLVKGAFLNAGVYQIVIGAGDVDRVYAEFIQLTGLQATTIADVKSSGASKMNPFQKLIKVFSDVFMPIIPAIIVAGLLMGINNLFGIEFGGKTMIERYPNLQGLWDLINMMANTAFVFLPALVGWSATKRFGGSEILGIVMGLMLVHPDLLNAWNYGQSALKGDIPTFNILGLFEIEKVGYQGQILPVLAAAYVLSTIERWLKNRVPNAIQLLVVPITTITLTGFLALAVIGPVTRQIGDWITIGVVNTFEAVPLLGALLFGALYAPLVITGMHHMFIAVDLQLIGQSGTTFIWPMIAISNIAQGSATLAMLFLAKNVNDKNMASTSAISAYFGITEPAMFGVNLRFKYPFYAALVGSAIASSFIAVSGVLAPAIGVGGLPAFISIVPGSILSFIIGMVIAIIVPIVCTFLFHYVSTKRARKAALKEAA; this comes from the coding sequence ATGAAACCCAACTATCAGCAAATTGCAGAACAAATCATCGAACGAATCGGTGGCAAAGATAACGTCGAGCAGGCAGCCCACTGTGTCACCCGCCTCCGCTTGACATTAAAAGATCAAAGTTTGGTCGAACAAGAAGCGTTACTTGAAGTCCCGCTCGTCAAAGGAGCTTTCCTGAATGCGGGTGTCTATCAGATCGTCATCGGTGCCGGCGACGTTGACCGTGTCTACGCCGAGTTCATTCAATTAACCGGTTTACAGGCGACGACAATCGCTGACGTCAAATCGTCCGGTGCCTCGAAAATGAATCCGTTCCAAAAACTGATCAAAGTCTTTTCCGATGTCTTCATGCCGATCATCCCGGCCATCATCGTCGCCGGACTGTTAATGGGAATTAACAATCTGTTCGGCATCGAGTTTGGCGGCAAGACGATGATCGAACGGTATCCGAACCTGCAGGGTTTATGGGATTTAATCAACATGATGGCGAACACGGCGTTCGTCTTCCTGCCGGCACTGGTCGGCTGGTCCGCCACGAAACGCTTTGGCGGCAGTGAAATCCTCGGGATTGTCATGGGACTGATGCTCGTGCACCCGGATCTCCTGAATGCTTGGAATTACGGTCAAAGTGCACTGAAAGGGGATATTCCGACATTCAATATCCTCGGCTTATTTGAAATCGAAAAAGTCGGTTATCAAGGACAGATTTTACCGGTCCTCGCTGCCGCTTACGTCTTAAGTACAATCGAACGTTGGCTCAAGAACCGTGTTCCGAATGCGATTCAGCTGCTCGTCGTCCCGATCACGACCATCACATTAACCGGCTTCCTGGCCCTTGCCGTCATCGGACCGGTCACGCGTCAAATCGGGGACTGGATTACAATCGGCGTCGTCAATACGTTTGAAGCCGTTCCACTTCTTGGTGCGTTGCTGTTTGGTGCGCTTTATGCCCCGCTCGTCATCACGGGAATGCACCACATGTTCATCGCCGTCGATCTGCAACTGATCGGTCAAAGCGGGACGACGTTCATCTGGCCGATGATTGCCATCTCGAACATCGCTCAAGGATCGGCGACACTTGCGATGCTGTTCCTCGCGAAAAACGTCAATGATAAAAACATGGCATCGACTTCCGCCATCTCGGCTTACTTCGGAATCACCGAACCCGCCATGTTCGGGGTCAATCTCCGGTTCAAGTATCCGTTTTATGCGGCACTGGTCGGATCCGCGATTGCGTCTTCCTTCATCGCTGTCAGCGGAGTACTCGCACCGGCAATCGGTGTCGGCGGTCTTCCGGCCTTCATCTCAATTGTTCCCGGATCGATTCTGTCCTTCATCATCGGGATGGTCATCGCGATCATCGTTCCGATCGTCTGTACGTTCCTGTTCCATTACGTCTCGACGAAACGTGCCCGCAAAGCGGCACTCAAAGAGGCAGCATAA
- a CDS encoding sodium:alanine symporter family protein: MGTAFSEWIGTVSDFVWGPPLLIFLVGTGIYLTIRLGFIQITKLPYALKLAFTKHQDDTSEGDISHFQALMTALAATVGTGNIVGVATAVVLGGPGAIVWMWLSGLFGMATKYAEAILAVKYRVVDEKGQMAGGPMYYLERGLRQKWLGVLFAAFASLAAFGIGNGVQTNSVALAMKSTFDVPLYVTGIVLMVATGVVIIGGVKSIGKVVSYFVPFMIFFYVGSGLLIMVMNFDLIPGALATIFSSTFSNEAITGGAIGAAIRYGVARGVFSNEAGLGSAPIAAAAAKTDFPGRQALVSMTQVFLDTLVVCSITGLTLVMGGQLDKKLEGVELTTASFEVFLGPAGKYIVTIGLVMFAFSTVLGWSYYGEKSIYYLFGQKSILPYRILFVLVAGLGAMTTNLNMVWAISDVFNGLMAIPNLIGLIGLSGVVIAETRLFREQLKREEAERRIS, encoded by the coding sequence ATGGGGACAGCGTTCAGTGAGTGGATTGGTACGGTATCGGATTTTGTCTGGGGACCGCCGTTGCTTATCTTTTTGGTCGGTACAGGGATTTACTTGACGATACGACTTGGATTCATTCAAATTACCAAGCTTCCGTATGCCTTAAAACTGGCATTCACGAAACATCAGGACGACACGTCGGAAGGGGATATCAGTCATTTTCAGGCATTGATGACAGCTCTTGCGGCAACGGTCGGTACAGGGAATATCGTTGGGGTTGCAACAGCCGTCGTCCTCGGGGGACCGGGCGCGATCGTCTGGATGTGGTTATCCGGATTATTCGGGATGGCGACGAAGTATGCCGAGGCGATTCTCGCCGTCAAGTACCGTGTTGTCGATGAGAAAGGACAGATGGCCGGGGGGCCGATGTACTATCTCGAACGGGGATTAAGACAGAAATGGCTCGGCGTGTTATTTGCCGCGTTTGCTTCGCTTGCCGCCTTCGGGATCGGTAACGGTGTTCAGACGAACTCTGTTGCACTGGCGATGAAATCGACGTTCGACGTGCCGTTGTATGTAACGGGGATTGTCCTGATGGTGGCGACGGGGGTCGTCATTATTGGTGGAGTTAAGTCGATTGGGAAAGTCGTCAGTTATTTTGTCCCGTTCATGATTTTCTTCTATGTCGGAAGCGGTCTCTTGATCATGGTCATGAACTTTGATTTGATTCCGGGTGCGCTCGCGACCATCTTCAGCAGTACATTCTCGAACGAAGCCATCACCGGCGGAGCAATCGGTGCCGCGATTCGTTACGGGGTCGCCCGCGGGGTCTTCTCGAATGAAGCAGGTCTCGGTTCTGCACCGATTGCCGCCGCCGCTGCAAAAACGGATTTCCCGGGGCGTCAGGCACTCGTCTCGATGACGCAGGTCTTTCTCGATACGCTTGTCGTCTGTTCGATAACCGGCTTGACACTCGTCATGGGTGGTCAGCTCGATAAAAAGCTGGAAGGGGTCGAATTGACGACAGCCAGCTTTGAAGTGTTCCTTGGACCGGCCGGGAAGTACATCGTGACGATTGGTCTTGTCATGTTTGCCTTCTCGACAGTCCTCGGATGGTCCTATTACGGGGAAAAATCAATCTATTATCTGTTTGGTCAAAAATCGATTTTACCGTACCGGATTCTGTTTGTACTCGTCGCGGGACTTGGTGCGATGACGACGAACTTGAACATGGTCTGGGCGATTTCCGACGTCTTCAACGGACTGATGGCCATCCCGAACTTGATTGGTTTGATTGGTTTGTCCGGTGTCGTCATTGCGGAAACACGACTGTTCCGGGAACAGTTGAAACGGGAGGAGGCCGAACGACGAATTTCATAG